CAGTGAAAAGGCTGAAATTGAAAGTAGACTTAATAACAATGTCAAGGAGATAAAAACCGGAACTGCGGGATTGATATCCTTTGCAATAGATGGTTATGAATCATTGTTAAATCCGGGTTTTATAAAAAAAGCTACACCAAAGGACCTGGAGAATATTACTGTGAAGAATACAAACAGAGACTTTAATGTGATTGATGTAAAAAAAGGAGAGCCTATTGCCAAATTAGTAAGAGATCTGAACAATTATATGGTCGCAGTTGTTGACCAAAAAACAGGAAGGGATCTGACAGTAGATAAGCAAGTAACCCTAAGAATTAACGATATAGGGTACAGCATGGATGCTGTTATAGACTACAGTTCAAATGCCATTGATGGAAAAAGAATAATTTCATTTAAGTATAATACTGGTTTAGATGAAACTATAGGTATGCGCAGAATAAATGTTGATGTAGTACTGTCCAGCCACAGCGGCCTGAAGGTTCCCCGAAGTTGTTTACAAAATATTAATATTAGTAATCAAACAGCAAAAATATGTTTATTAAAAGGGAATATAGCTACTTATAAAGAGGTGAAAATAGTAGGTATGAATGATGATGCTGCAATAATTGATAATCCCGACGGGGAGTCATCCATTGCACTTTACAATACATACATACTAAATCCCAAAAACATACAGGAGGGACAGATAATTGATTGATGAAACAATAAAACAAAATCTGGACGATATATATTCAAGAATAAAGATCGCAGCTGAGAAAAGCGGGAGAAAAGCTCAGGACATAAAGCTTATTGCCGTTACTAAAACAGTTGAGGTTGGTAGAATTAAAAATGTTTGTGAATATGGTATACATGATTTCGGAGAAAACAGGGTACAGGAGCTGCTGGAAAAGTACGATAAATTTGATGAATCAATACAGTGGCATTTAATTGGACATTTGCAAAAAAACAAGGTTAAATATATCATTGATAAAGTGCATATGATACATTCGGTAGATAGCTTTGAACTGGCAAAGGAAATTGACAACCGTGCAGGTAAAGCGGGCAAAAGAATGAACATACTTTTACAGGTAAATGTTTCGGGTGAAGAAACAAAGTTTGGAATAAAGCCTGATGAAGTGAATGAGTATGTTGGATTTATTTCCCAATTAAAGAATATATCTTTGAGAGGAATGATGACTATAGCCCCATTTGCTGGTAATCCCCAGGAAATAAGACCTATATTTAAAAAACTTTATGATATTTATATTGACATAAA
This genomic stretch from Ruminiclostridium cellulolyticum H10 harbors:
- a CDS encoding YggS family pyridoxal phosphate-dependent enzyme, which produces MIDETIKQNLDDIYSRIKIAAEKSGRKAQDIKLIAVTKTVEVGRIKNVCEYGIHDFGENRVQELLEKYDKFDESIQWHLIGHLQKNKVKYIIDKVHMIHSVDSFELAKEIDNRAGKAGKRMNILLQVNVSGEETKFGIKPDEVNEYVGFISQLKNISLRGMMTIAPFAGNPQEIRPIFKKLYDIYIDIKNKRIDNVNMDYLSMGMSNDFEVAIEEGSNIVRIGTGIFGKRNYPQK
- a CDS encoding HlyD family efflux transporter periplasmic adaptor subunit; this encodes MRNVFKIKGIKIGTLIMGIFLLIYLPSLLYITFGNTIEKDLLKNGKIEVVQNVDGILIRNEKVIKSPDDGNCVMDAVEGEKVPAFYRIATIVKNVPVSTYEELKKKEMQISSAEKAQKENLGVFSGDIIKLDSEIIEKVKNLGQQSVRGSLVESYDTMSDIDSVVYRKSDIFGDNSKSAQYINKLISEKAEIESRLNNNVKEIKTGTAGLISFAIDGYESLLNPGFIKKATPKDLENITVKNTNRDFNVIDVKKGEPIAKLVRDLNNYMVAVVDQKTGRDLTVDKQVTLRINDIGYSMDAVIDYSSNAIDGKRIISFKYNTGLDETIGMRRINVDVVLSSHSGLKVPRSCLQNINISNQTAKICLLKGNIATYKEVKIVGMNDDAAIIDNPDGESSIALYNTYILNPKNIQEGQIID